In the genome of Croceimicrobium hydrocarbonivorans, one region contains:
- a CDS encoding heavy metal translocating P-type ATPase: MSKEAQILTECSHCHQPLLERIEGRDPSKVYCCYGCKVVDELMDLDASLIDHSAIDAGPWRYLDEASIRAKLCKFEDEQQARIAIHLPAIHCSSCIYLLENLAAIEKGILSVQVHFSKKEADIRFRKDLIQLSEIAAILDHIGYKPDFKTHLGESRKGRNKLLMQLGVAGFFFGNTMLLALPEYLDGSLQYDPELQSFFRYLMMAFSLPVVLFSAKDYFSTAWKSLRAGALSIDLPIALGIVVLFSRSAYEVIAQVGSGYFDSLTALVFFLLIGKWYQAKTYRNFSFDRDLRSFLPLAANRLMEDGSEKPVGIDELEEGDRIRIRQGEVLPADSIVLDQDSRWDYSYLSGESLPVQKEAGAKIYAGARLLGKSTLLEVQSSVDHSYLSSLWSQDAFKEEASTKKSRTLSDRVSQYFTPAILIVALVSGLIWWQIDSAKAVLVFTSVLIVACPCALALAEPFTAGSMMRWFGRFGFFLKNNTVLQRLPELNQVVFDKTGTLTRTDSIEVQWHGDQLLFEDQWAVATIALNAQHPLAKVLLGHLQIEEADASQVLQFEEASGEGVGARVRASYYRLGKASFLGLSDEANTTAVYLEKDAKVLGYFSFYQQTRDALDQIAADLSDKYSLSLLSGDNAAEERRFRQILGSKVDLQFNCSPHQKLEYLQALQSKGQKVLMLGDGLNDAGALQQSEVGISLCEKDISFFPASDALLMADAFPKLHRFLALSRMYKPIVYRAFALSLLYNLVGLSVAVAGYLSPVFAAILMPISSVTVVVYSSLYTAWKARKVLA, translated from the coding sequence ATGTCCAAAGAAGCCCAAATCCTTACGGAGTGCAGTCATTGCCATCAACCGCTCTTAGAGCGAATTGAAGGTAGAGACCCTTCTAAAGTCTACTGTTGCTATGGTTGCAAGGTGGTAGATGAATTGATGGATTTGGATGCTTCATTGATAGATCACAGTGCGATTGATGCCGGCCCCTGGCGTTATTTGGATGAGGCTAGTATTAGGGCTAAGCTCTGCAAATTCGAAGATGAGCAGCAAGCACGGATCGCGATTCACTTACCCGCCATTCATTGTTCTTCATGCATTTATTTATTGGAGAACCTAGCCGCTATTGAAAAGGGGATCCTCTCGGTACAGGTGCATTTCTCTAAGAAGGAAGCCGATATTCGTTTTCGGAAGGATCTGATTCAACTCTCTGAGATTGCCGCGATCTTAGATCATATCGGCTATAAGCCAGATTTTAAAACGCATCTCGGCGAAAGCCGGAAAGGCCGCAATAAGCTTTTAATGCAATTAGGAGTAGCGGGTTTCTTTTTCGGGAATACCATGCTTTTAGCCTTACCGGAGTATTTGGATGGCAGCTTGCAATACGATCCTGAACTGCAAAGTTTCTTCCGTTATTTAATGATGGCCTTTAGCCTGCCGGTGGTGCTGTTTTCGGCAAAGGACTATTTCAGTACCGCTTGGAAATCGCTGCGCGCCGGAGCTTTAAGTATAGATCTTCCCATTGCTTTGGGCATTGTGGTTTTATTTAGTCGCAGTGCCTATGAGGTGATTGCTCAAGTGGGTTCGGGCTATTTTGATAGTCTCACGGCTTTGGTATTTTTCCTCTTAATTGGAAAATGGTATCAGGCGAAAACCTATCGCAATTTTAGTTTCGATCGCGATTTACGTTCCTTCCTTCCCTTAGCAGCAAATCGTTTGATGGAGGATGGATCCGAAAAGCCAGTGGGCATTGATGAGCTGGAAGAAGGCGATCGAATTCGGATTCGTCAAGGTGAAGTTTTACCTGCCGATAGTATAGTTTTGGATCAGGATTCGCGCTGGGATTACAGCTATTTAAGTGGAGAGAGTTTGCCGGTGCAAAAAGAGGCCGGTGCCAAAATATACGCTGGTGCCCGTCTTTTGGGAAAATCTACCCTGCTCGAAGTGCAAAGCAGCGTTGATCATTCCTATCTCAGCTCCTTATGGTCTCAAGATGCTTTTAAGGAAGAAGCCAGCACTAAAAAGTCGCGCACCTTAAGTGATAGAGTAAGTCAGTATTTCACCCCTGCCATTTTGATTGTGGCCTTAGTTTCGGGTTTGATTTGGTGGCAGATCGATTCTGCCAAAGCAGTTTTAGTCTTTACTTCGGTATTGATAGTAGCCTGTCCTTGTGCCTTGGCCTTGGCCGAACCTTTTACCGCGGGTAGCATGATGCGTTGGTTTGGACGTTTCGGTTTCTTTCTAAAGAATAATACCGTGCTGCAAAGGCTTCCGGAACTGAATCAGGTGGTTTTCGATAAAACCGGAACCCTCACCCGTACCGACAGTATTGAGGTGCAGTGGCATGGCGATCAGCTTTTATTTGAAGATCAATGGGCGGTGGCTACCATTGCCTTAAATGCTCAACACCCTTTAGCCAAAGTGCTATTGGGGCATTTGCAAATTGAGGAGGCCGATGCTAGTCAGGTTTTACAATTTGAAGAAGCCAGTGGCGAAGGCGTTGGCGCTCGGGTGCGAGCCTCCTATTACCGTTTGGGAAAAGCCTCCTTCTTAGGCTTAAGTGATGAAGCGAATACCACTGCGGTTTATCTGGAAAAGGACGCCAAGGTTTTGGGCTATTTCAGCTTTTACCAGCAAACCCGTGATGCTTTAGATCAAATTGCCGCCGACCTCAGTGATAAGTATAGCCTTAGCCTTTTAAGTGGTGATAATGCCGCCGAAGAAAGGCGCTTCCGCCAGATATTAGGTTCAAAGGTGGATTTGCAGTTTAATTGTAGTCCACATCAAAAATTAGAATACCTGCAAGCTTTGCAAAGCAAGGGACAAAAGGTATTAATGCTGGGCGATGGATTAAATGATGCCGGTGCTTTGCAGCAGAGTGAAGTGGGGATTAGCCTTTGTGAAAAGGATATTAGCTTTTTCCCGGCCAGCGATGCCTTATTAATGGCCGATGCCTTTCCGAAGCTGCATCGATTTTTAGCGCTTTCGCGGATGTATAAGCCTATTGTATATCGGGCCTTTGCCTTGTCGCTCTTGTATAATCTTGTGGGCTTGTCTGTGGCGGTGGCCGGTTATTTAAGTCCGGTATTTGCTGCGATATTAATGCCTATATCCTCGGTTACGGTGGTGGTTTACAGCTCCCTCTACACGGCTTGGAAGGCACGCAAGGTCTTAGCTTAG
- a CDS encoding Crp/Fnr family transcriptional regulator, which translates to METPNHCQFCAQHPDSAFHGMSREGLEEISQLKTCVSFRKGQVIMHEGARPQGVYCIHKGKIKLYTLGTEGKEQIIRFVTRGDLIGYRSILSDEPISASATALEDTFACYIPKSSFFKVIEDNPKFSLNLLKLSCHELGEAGKMITSLAQKNVKERLAEILLILNTTFGEDEEGYIDINLTREEIANMVGTATESVIRLISELRKEGYIRSKGKRIGLEDRSALRAMASVFE; encoded by the coding sequence TTGGAAACTCCTAACCATTGTCAATTCTGCGCTCAACATCCCGACAGTGCCTTTCACGGTATGAGCCGGGAAGGGCTGGAGGAAATCAGTCAATTAAAAACTTGTGTAAGCTTCCGTAAAGGTCAGGTTATCATGCACGAAGGGGCCCGTCCTCAAGGAGTGTATTGCATACACAAGGGTAAGATTAAACTCTACACTTTAGGTACCGAGGGTAAAGAGCAAATTATTCGTTTCGTTACTCGTGGGGATTTAATTGGTTACCGAAGCATATTAAGTGATGAACCTATCAGTGCTTCTGCCACTGCGCTCGAAGATACCTTCGCTTGCTATATTCCTAAATCTTCCTTCTTTAAAGTAATTGAGGATAATCCCAAGTTTTCCTTAAACCTCTTAAAGCTTTCTTGCCACGAATTGGGTGAAGCTGGTAAAATGATCACCAGCCTGGCTCAAAAAAACGTGAAGGAACGTTTAGCAGAAATCCTCCTGATTTTGAACACCACTTTCGGTGAAGATGAGGAAGGATATATCGACATTAATCTCACTCGTGAGGAGATTGCCAATATGGTGGGCACCGCAACCGAATCGGTAATTCGACTAATTTCAGAATTACGTAAAGAAGGTTATATCCGCTCCAAAGGCAAGCGTATTGGCCTCGAAGACCGATCAGCATTACGCGCCATGGCATCAGTTTTTGAATAA
- a CDS encoding cyclic nucleotide-binding domain-containing protein: MQSSYIPFSGPGEILFKKGDPALGFYWVLNGEAEIIIPNKRSIILSPGAMAGLDSFIEEDSVPFDIINRGRKLDCIFIDRRCYNNMREHHEFNRYMNRMVLNCLRSYRNLLLPSERIYL, from the coding sequence ATGCAAAGCAGTTATATTCCCTTTTCTGGTCCGGGAGAAATTTTGTTTAAAAAAGGCGACCCTGCTTTAGGATTCTACTGGGTTCTAAATGGCGAAGCCGAAATTATCATCCCTAATAAACGATCCATAATCCTAAGCCCTGGCGCTATGGCTGGCTTGGATTCCTTTATTGAAGAAGACAGTGTGCCCTTTGACATCATCAATCGCGGGCGCAAACTGGACTGCATTTTTATTGATCGCCGTTGCTATAATAATATGCGGGAACACCATGAGTTTAACCGCTATATGAACCGCATGGTACTGAATTGCCTGCGCAGCTATCGGAATCTGCTTCTTCCTTCCGAAAGAATCTACTTGTAA
- a CDS encoding NAD(P)/FAD-dependent oxidoreductase has product MHQVDVCIVGAGPAGSTLSHFLHKLNIDHLLIDKSQFPRDKICGDGITVDVLNVLKRIDPSLLEKFSQESEMLPSWGFCFHGPKGQELRYDFKEAGFPVAPFFTSRRMDLDDFLIRELPAGGSGEFWPETELKGLQRLDEGFDALVHRQGEEEKIRCKIIIGAEGEKPVVTRYLGLEHFREKDHLLAAIRIYYKDLQGFDPGNHLEFFFDPHLLPGYFWAFPLSNNEANVGLGMLSTSIAAKKINLKKSFEEIIQRNPHIAPRFEGAVALEKTKGWGLPIMTPKRKIGGDGYALIGDAGGMIEAFTGKGIGPGMMSARIASEHIEKAFAQKNFNFQAYHDHMYRYYRSEIKHTYRLQKSLKHTWILNPVMSLASWSPLTRYAEDRMIRDFLKWV; this is encoded by the coding sequence ATGCATCAGGTTGATGTGTGCATTGTAGGGGCTGGTCCTGCAGGAAGCACACTTTCCCATTTCCTCCATAAATTAAATATCGATCACCTCTTGATCGATAAAAGCCAATTCCCTCGCGATAAAATTTGCGGGGATGGCATTACTGTAGATGTTCTCAATGTTCTGAAAAGAATTGATCCGAGCTTATTGGAAAAATTCAGTCAGGAGTCAGAAATGCTTCCTTCCTGGGGCTTTTGTTTTCACGGCCCCAAAGGACAAGAACTGCGCTACGACTTTAAAGAGGCGGGCTTTCCGGTGGCGCCATTTTTTACTTCGCGCCGCATGGACCTCGATGATTTTCTCATTCGAGAATTACCAGCAGGAGGTAGCGGTGAATTTTGGCCAGAAACGGAATTAAAAGGCCTGCAAAGATTGGATGAAGGCTTTGATGCCCTAGTGCATCGCCAAGGAGAAGAAGAAAAAATCCGTTGCAAAATTATCATTGGCGCCGAAGGGGAAAAGCCAGTAGTTACACGCTATTTAGGTCTGGAACATTTTAGAGAAAAAGATCACCTCCTGGCGGCCATTCGCATTTACTATAAAGACCTCCAAGGCTTTGACCCTGGAAATCACCTCGAGTTTTTCTTTGATCCCCATCTATTACCTGGCTATTTCTGGGCATTCCCGCTGAGCAATAATGAGGCGAATGTGGGACTGGGAATGTTAAGCACCAGCATTGCAGCCAAAAAGATAAACCTAAAAAAGAGCTTCGAAGAAATAATTCAAAGAAACCCGCATATCGCGCCACGTTTTGAAGGGGCGGTGGCTCTGGAAAAAACCAAAGGTTGGGGACTACCCATTATGACCCCCAAACGTAAGATTGGCGGAGACGGCTATGCCCTTATTGGTGATGCCGGAGGAATGATTGAAGCCTTTACCGGTAAAGGTATTGGCCCTGGAATGATGAGTGCCCGCATCGCCTCTGAGCATATCGAAAAAGCCTTTGCCCAGAAGAACTTTAATTTTCAGGCCTATCACGATCATATGTATCGCTATTACCGTAGTGAGATTAAGCATACCTATCGACTACAAAAAAGCCTAAAGCATACCTGGATATTAAATCCGGTGATGAGCCTGGCCTCTTGGTCGCCCTTAACTCGCTATGCTGAAGATCGCATGATCCGCGATTTCTTAAAATGGGTCTGA
- a CDS encoding bifunctional alpha/beta hydrolase/OsmC family protein → MHTEKIRFSSPEGHELAGILDRAPGFIHGPTALFAHCFTCGKDLKAIRNLSLALGQHGINTLRFDFTGLGQSEGEFRDTNFSSNLEDLLAAAEYLKSRNCAPEILIGHSLGGAAVLMAAQKIPSVKAVVTIGAPSEAHHVQHLFEEKLEEIKGTGEAKVSISGRPLTIKRQFIQDLGAYSISEKLSTWRNRALLVLHSPQDRIVGIENAREIYKAAHHPKSFVSLDGADHLLSDEADSRYVGELIASWSERYLNSQKSPPPLKSDSLVLAQIDREPFVSQIKAGDFLLLADEPEDLGGQNRGPNPYEYLATALAACTVMTLRMYADRKGWPLEEARVHIAFDADYKQDALECENQKPKLGKFTRRIEFIGDLDEKQEERLLQIANRCPVHRNLEAGMSIETKKLEPS, encoded by the coding sequence ATGCACACCGAAAAAATTCGCTTTAGCAGTCCCGAAGGCCATGAACTAGCCGGTATACTGGATCGCGCCCCGGGCTTTATACATGGCCCTACCGCTCTCTTTGCCCATTGCTTTACCTGTGGAAAAGACCTAAAAGCGATTCGGAATTTATCACTGGCCCTAGGTCAACATGGGATCAATACCCTGCGTTTCGACTTCACCGGCTTAGGTCAGTCAGAAGGAGAATTTCGCGATACCAATTTTAGCTCCAATCTGGAGGATTTACTGGCTGCGGCCGAATACCTAAAATCCCGAAACTGTGCTCCGGAAATTTTAATTGGCCATTCCTTAGGTGGAGCTGCCGTATTAATGGCCGCCCAAAAAATACCTAGCGTTAAAGCTGTTGTTACGATTGGCGCTCCCTCCGAAGCCCACCACGTGCAGCATCTCTTCGAAGAAAAGCTAGAGGAAATTAAGGGAACTGGTGAAGCCAAAGTATCGATTAGTGGAAGGCCTCTTACCATTAAGCGACAGTTTATCCAAGATCTGGGAGCCTATAGCATCAGTGAAAAGCTCAGTACCTGGCGAAACCGAGCTTTATTGGTCTTACATTCCCCTCAGGACCGAATTGTGGGAATTGAAAATGCCCGAGAAATATATAAAGCGGCCCATCACCCCAAAAGCTTTGTTTCTTTAGATGGGGCTGATCATCTGCTAAGCGATGAAGCAGACTCCCGTTATGTTGGCGAACTAATTGCCTCTTGGTCTGAGCGCTATTTAAATAGTCAAAAATCTCCCCCTCCTCTAAAATCCGACAGCCTGGTTTTAGCGCAAATCGACCGCGAACCCTTTGTCAGTCAAATTAAAGCAGGGGACTTCTTGCTTTTGGCCGATGAGCCGGAAGACTTAGGCGGGCAAAACCGCGGCCCCAATCCTTATGAATACTTAGCCACAGCTTTAGCGGCCTGCACCGTAATGACTCTACGAATGTATGCCGATCGCAAAGGCTGGCCATTGGAAGAAGCGCGAGTGCATATCGCCTTTGATGCCGATTATAAGCAAGATGCGCTGGAATGCGAAAATCAAAAACCCAAATTAGGGAAGTTTACGCGCCGGATTGAATTTATAGGTGACTTGGATGAAAAGCAAGAGGAACGCCTCTTGCAAATCGCCAATCGCTGTCCGGTGCATCGCAATTTAGAAGCGGGAATGAGCATTGAAACAAAAAAATTGGAGCCCTCTTAA
- a CDS encoding aldehyde dehydrogenase family protein: MSQVPLYRSDLSSKDLQKIFQDQKDFFRMGKTYELHFRRSQLKKLKSLLKDYEDELLEALAKDFGKPAFEAYASEIGFLHEEINLLLKNLKSWARPKRMPSPLSTWPSRSYSIPQPKGICLIIGPWNYPAMLLLAPMAAALAAGNTVFVKPPEQCPHSANLICQLLTENFDQELVTVVQGPGHEVIPPLLEQHRFDHIFFTGSTGVGRKIAELAATKLSPCTLELGGKSPVVIDRSANLKVAAHRIAFGKWLNAGQTCVAPDYILVQRDVLDNFLEEMKACLKEFYPQGALKSPDYTAIIHEQHFKKQVSYLEQGELYFGGEQDPENLKIAPALILEPKLDSPLMTEEIFGPILPILAYDFKEEALEIIERNPNPLAFYLFTKDREIQNYWKQLPFGGGAINNTIVHLANPRLPFGGIGQSGYGHYHGKYGFDTFSHHKSLMKSGTWFDLKQKYPPYSAFAYKLVKWLMS, from the coding sequence ATGTCTCAAGTCCCCCTTTACCGCTCCGACCTTAGCTCCAAGGATCTGCAGAAAATCTTCCAAGATCAAAAGGACTTCTTTCGTATGGGTAAAACCTACGAACTACACTTTCGTCGCAGTCAACTCAAAAAACTAAAGTCTCTCTTAAAGGACTATGAAGATGAACTCCTGGAGGCTCTGGCCAAGGATTTCGGCAAACCCGCATTTGAAGCCTATGCTTCCGAAATTGGTTTTTTGCATGAGGAGATTAATCTTCTACTTAAAAATTTAAAATCCTGGGCTCGTCCCAAGCGCATGCCCAGCCCACTGAGTACCTGGCCCTCTCGATCTTACAGCATTCCACAACCCAAAGGCATTTGTTTGATCATTGGCCCCTGGAACTATCCGGCAATGCTTCTCCTGGCACCAATGGCCGCAGCCCTGGCAGCCGGAAATACCGTTTTTGTAAAACCCCCTGAGCAATGTCCGCATAGCGCTAATCTTATCTGCCAATTACTCACAGAAAACTTTGATCAGGAATTAGTTACGGTGGTACAAGGCCCGGGTCATGAAGTAATCCCACCCCTTTTAGAGCAGCATCGTTTTGATCACATCTTTTTTACCGGCAGCACTGGAGTGGGGCGTAAAATTGCGGAATTAGCGGCCACCAAACTTAGTCCTTGTACCCTAGAGCTAGGGGGCAAAAGCCCGGTGGTGATCGACCGCAGCGCGAACCTAAAAGTAGCGGCCCATCGTATTGCTTTTGGCAAATGGCTTAATGCCGGCCAAACCTGTGTAGCGCCGGATTATATTCTGGTGCAGCGCGATGTGCTGGATAACTTCCTGGAGGAAATGAAAGCTTGCTTAAAAGAGTTTTACCCTCAAGGCGCCCTCAAGAGTCCGGATTATACGGCTATCATCCATGAGCAACATTTTAAAAAGCAAGTGAGCTATTTAGAGCAGGGGGAACTCTATTTTGGGGGCGAACAAGATCCTGAAAATCTGAAAATAGCGCCAGCCTTAATCCTGGAGCCTAAGTTGGACAGCCCGCTAATGACTGAGGAAATCTTTGGACCCATTCTTCCCATTTTGGCTTACGATTTCAAAGAAGAAGCCCTGGAAATTATCGAGCGAAATCCTAATCCATTGGCCTTCTATCTCTTCACTAAGGATCGGGAAATTCAAAATTATTGGAAGCAATTGCCTTTCGGCGGAGGGGCCATAAACAATACCATCGTGCATCTGGCTAATCCTCGTTTGCCTTTCGGCGGAATTGGCCAAAGCGGATATGGTCATTACCATGGTAAATATGGCTTCGATACTTTTTCGCATCATAAATCATTAATGAAGTCTGGCACTTGGTTCGACCTTAAACAGAAATATCCACCCTACAGTGCTTTCGCATATAAGCTGGTAAAGTGGCTGATGTCTTAA
- a CDS encoding Dps family protein, whose protein sequence is MSLQELDLKTEHRNVKLETGLSENGRAGIVEHLNEILADHYLLMLKTHNYHWNVKGPLFKSMHDLTEAQYEDLFAAIDEIAERIRALGFDAPGSFKTYSQISKIEEAKSGISALEMAADLLSSHENLIRNMRDALAKADQESDEVTVDLMTERLSVHEKAAWMWRSFIEQ, encoded by the coding sequence ATGAGCTTACAAGAGCTAGATCTAAAAACAGAACATCGAAATGTGAAACTCGAAACCGGACTTTCCGAAAATGGAAGGGCGGGAATTGTGGAGCACTTGAACGAAATTCTGGCAGATCATTATCTCCTGATGCTCAAGACCCATAATTACCACTGGAACGTTAAAGGTCCGCTTTTCAAAAGCATGCACGACCTTACCGAAGCCCAATATGAAGATTTGTTTGCGGCTATCGATGAAATTGCCGAACGCATACGGGCCCTGGGTTTTGATGCGCCAGGTAGCTTTAAAACCTATAGCCAGATTAGTAAAATAGAAGAGGCCAAAAGCGGAATTTCAGCATTGGAAATGGCCGCAGACTTATTGAGTTCTCACGAGAATTTGATCCGAAATATGCGGGATGCCTTAGCTAAGGCCGATCAAGAAAGTGATGAAGTTACAGTAGACCTTATGACCGAGCGCTTAAGCGTGCACGAGAAAGCGGCTTGGATGTGGAGAAGCTTTATCGAACAATAG
- a CDS encoding acylphosphatase, whose product MKSQKIKVRGTVQGVYFRKYTQAKAEELKLKGWVANRLDGSVDILAMGDSDTLEQFKKWLWTGSPGSMVGSVAAEETNPQELEGFSIIDTF is encoded by the coding sequence ATGAAAAGCCAAAAAATCAAAGTCCGAGGCACTGTTCAAGGTGTATATTTCCGCAAATACACCCAGGCTAAAGCCGAAGAATTGAAACTTAAGGGCTGGGTAGCCAATCGATTGGATGGCTCGGTAGATATTTTAGCGATGGGGGACTCCGATACTTTGGAGCAGTTTAAGAAATGGCTGTGGACGGGTTCCCCCGGTTCTATGGTAGGCAGTGTAGCTGCGGAAGAAACGAATCCTCAGGAACTTGAGGGCTTTAGCATTATCGATACCTTCTAG
- a CDS encoding ribosome-binding factor A produces MDASRLDRLERQVQKDLAEIFREIAQNQFRGIVFTVTRVRISPDLSIGRVNISLFPVKDKALVLDWIKEHGSLIKDRLVRKMKGSLRKVPDFYFYLDESVDAEAEIDRILKEGGDSPIK; encoded by the coding sequence ATGGATGCAAGCAGACTGGATAGATTGGAGCGTCAAGTTCAAAAGGACCTGGCAGAAATATTTCGCGAAATCGCACAGAACCAATTTCGTGGTATCGTATTTACCGTAACCCGGGTGCGTATTAGCCCCGACCTTTCTATTGGCCGAGTAAACATCAGCCTCTTTCCAGTTAAGGATAAGGCCTTGGTTTTAGACTGGATCAAGGAACACGGCAGCCTTATTAAAGATCGCCTGGTTCGCAAAATGAAAGGCAGCTTGCGCAAGGTGCCTGATTTCTATTTCTACCTCGACGAATCGGTGGATGCCGAAGCGGAAATCGACCGCATTTTAAAGGAAGGTGGCGACAGCCCTATTAAATAG
- a CDS encoding ABC transporter permease — MNFSRYIAWRYFFAKSSSNAVNIITAISLSGILVGSAALIIVLSAFNGLENLVRGFYQDFDPDLKVLPAEGKFFTEAEATKVLDAQDFIAQYSRVMEEKALFNFRDKDYIASLKGVDHQYSKVNAIEDYVPFGSYPLNQDESVPTGVIGAGVAYYLGFSRSDFQEPVNIFIPRDIGQVSTESFRSERIYPLGIYSIQPEFDEQFILCPLDFCQKLLERPGMLSGVEIALKPDANLFGAQEKLQSELGPEFKVLTRDELQAGFLKVMRTEGLFTFLIFALILTIATFTIAGSLTMIMFEKRANLFTLWSMGTPIKSLRKVILQLGLIITFSGGLTGIFLGSLIVFGQEHFQWISVGEGYIVDAYPVALQFQDVLLATATIFVLGFLSSWLSARRLNLKLLRS; from the coding sequence TTGAACTTTAGCCGCTACATAGCCTGGCGCTACTTCTTTGCCAAAAGCAGTAGTAATGCCGTTAATATTATCACCGCTATTTCGCTTAGCGGAATTTTAGTGGGCAGCGCGGCTTTAATCATTGTTTTATCAGCCTTCAACGGATTGGAAAATCTGGTGAGAGGTTTTTATCAAGATTTTGACCCCGATTTAAAAGTGCTTCCCGCCGAAGGGAAATTCTTTACCGAAGCAGAGGCTACCAAGGTCTTAGATGCCCAGGATTTCATTGCTCAGTATTCGCGAGTGATGGAAGAAAAGGCCCTTTTTAATTTTCGGGATAAAGATTATATCGCCAGTCTTAAAGGAGTAGACCATCAGTATTCCAAAGTAAATGCTATTGAGGACTATGTTCCTTTTGGCTCCTATCCGCTTAATCAAGATGAGTCAGTCCCCACCGGAGTTATTGGTGCCGGAGTAGCCTATTATTTAGGCTTTAGCCGTTCTGATTTCCAGGAGCCGGTTAATATTTTCATCCCTCGCGATATTGGTCAGGTTAGCACCGAGAGCTTTCGCTCCGAGCGCATTTATCCCTTGGGAATCTATTCCATCCAGCCTGAATTTGATGAGCAGTTTATTCTTTGCCCTCTGGATTTTTGCCAAAAGCTATTGGAGCGGCCCGGCATGCTAAGTGGGGTGGAAATTGCGCTTAAGCCTGATGCAAATCTCTTCGGGGCTCAAGAAAAATTACAAAGCGAATTAGGCCCGGAATTCAAGGTGTTGACTCGTGATGAGCTGCAAGCTGGTTTTTTAAAAGTGATGCGTACCGAAGGGCTATTCACCTTTTTGATCTTCGCTCTTATCCTCACCATTGCCACCTTTACCATTGCCGGTAGCTTAACCATGATCATGTTTGAAAAGCGCGCCAACCTTTTCACCCTTTGGTCGATGGGAACCCCAATAAAGAGTTTACGAAAAGTAATATTGCAATTAGGATTGATCATCACCTTCAGCGGGGGTCTTACCGGAATTTTCTTAGGTAGCCTGATTGTATTTGGTCAGGAACATTTCCAATGGATTTCCGTGGGTGAAGGCTATATCGTAGATGCTTATCCGGTAGCGCTGCAATTTCAGGATGTACTCCTAGCCACTGCCACCATCTTTGTTTTAGGCTTTTTAAGCTCCTGGCTCAGTGCCCGACGCTTAAACCTCAAGCTCCTGCGCTCCTAA
- the dusB gene encoding tRNA dihydrouridine synthase DusB has translation MVKIGAVEVGDFPLLLAPMEDVSDPPFRALCKKHGADVMFTEFISSEGLIRDAGKSVQKLDFFEYERPLGIQIFGNEISSMREAAAISAAANPDIVDINYGCPVKNVAGKGAGAGILRDIPKMVEMTAEIVKAVDKPVTVKTRLGWDEESKHIVEVAERLQDVGIQAISIHGRTRKQMYKGSADWSLIADVKNNPRMKIPVFGNGDVDSPQKALEMKNTYGVDGLMIGRASIGYPWIFREIKHYLNTGEMLAPPSLEERVQACRTHFEMALDWKGTQLGINETRRHYTNYFKGISHFKEYRTKLVTSNEPEEILDTLNEILERFADMEMAYPY, from the coding sequence GTGGTTAAAATTGGAGCGGTTGAAGTAGGAGATTTTCCTCTCTTGCTGGCGCCGATGGAAGATGTGAGTGATCCGCCCTTTAGAGCTTTGTGTAAAAAGCATGGAGCGGACGTGATGTTTACGGAGTTTATTTCCTCCGAAGGACTGATTCGTGATGCAGGAAAAAGCGTTCAAAAACTCGATTTCTTCGAGTACGAACGTCCCTTAGGGATTCAGATTTTTGGAAATGAAATTAGCTCCATGCGCGAAGCAGCGGCTATTTCGGCAGCCGCAAATCCGGATATCGTAGACATTAATTATGGCTGTCCCGTTAAAAATGTAGCGGGAAAGGGAGCCGGAGCGGGCATTCTGCGCGACATCCCTAAAATGGTGGAAATGACCGCCGAAATTGTGAAAGCCGTAGATAAGCCGGTAACGGTAAAAACTCGCTTGGGCTGGGATGAAGAATCCAAGCATATTGTTGAGGTGGCCGAGCGCTTGCAGGATGTAGGTATTCAAGCTATTTCCATTCACGGTCGTACACGGAAGCAGATGTATAAAGGCAGTGCCGATTGGTCACTGATTGCGGATGTGAAAAACAATCCCCGCATGAAAATTCCGGTTTTTGGCAATGGTGATGTGGACAGTCCACAGAAAGCTCTGGAAATGAAAAATACCTATGGGGTTGATGGCCTAATGATTGGCCGGGCTTCTATTGGCTATCCCTGGATTTTCAGAGAGATCAAACACTATTTAAATACCGGTGAAATGCTGGCTCCTCCTAGTTTAGAGGAAAGAGTGCAAGCTTGTCGTACGCATTTCGAAATGGCCCTAGATTGGAAAGGAACCCAACTGGGGATTAATGAAACCCGCCGCCATTACACCAATTACTTTAAGGGCATTTCCCACTTTAAGGAATACCGCACCAAATTGGTGACCTCCAATGAGCCCGAAGAAATTTTGGATACCCTCAATGAAATTTTGGAGCGCTTTGCGGATATGGAAATGGCCTATCCTTATTAG